Genomic segment of Juglans microcarpa x Juglans regia isolate MS1-56 chromosome 7S, Jm3101_v1.0, whole genome shotgun sequence:
AATGAAGGATATAACAGCATGGTTCAAATAttgacttcaaaacaaaaaacacaaaccAAATACATTTAAAGTTAGTTTTGGGCCAAAAGAAGAGGTCCAGATAAACTTAACAAATTCGTGAATAATTCGAGATCCACTCATTATGCAATGGATATtgttaatatttgaaatttcgAACAATCATATCACCAACAATTTTGTAATACATATGCTATCTCATGCCATGGCTATTTGAACCCTACCATTTCAAACCACATTTCCATTTCTTTGCGGCATATTGGTTTTTTCATGGTTGAAAACAATTCATTCGAAAAATAAAGGAATTCCATTTTCTACATATGAAAATTCCCAACCCAACCAAGAAAAGCAAATTGCATGATAGATCAAGCTTATACATATTTAGATCATTCAGCCTATAAATtctctgttattttttaaaactctcatCGACCAAACACTAGATATATAGACAGCATCAACAGTTTTCATAACAAATGAAAAcccagaaacaaaaagaaatagaaatagcagtcacaatcaattaattgatGAAGCATTGGATAGAAAAGACTGAGAAATCAATCTTGAATGCAAGAAAACAAGGATGAAAGCAGCAACAAGAACAAAATCTTTTGTGGTTGATATCTTTTGCTTATTCCAGGATGAAAAAGCAGCGACAAGAACAAAATCAAAAGCCATAAAcaacaaattataaaagaaaaaaaaaagcccattAACTAGCAGAAACCACGCCAAAGCTAGACCATAGATAGACCATACAGGagcaaaaacttcaaaataaaaggtCTAAAGGATTCGGTTAAGGACCctaattttctgaaaatttatccATGCCCTAAGCATACCCATCTCAGAATCACACAAAAATCACATCTCGATGTACACATGAAGGACATAGCATGTATGGACGGGAAAATGATAGTACAATATTTACCTAGCAAACCATTTGGCGAAACAGAGCACTCACTCGGTTCCGTCGCTGGTTTGGTCCGTTCAATCAACTTGCGGGGAGCGCCGACTCTAGGCAGACTAACGAGTGTCGCGAGTTGGCCCTGAACCGAGAGATGCCGTCGCGAGGTGGCGCTGGTAAGAGGAAGCCGATGGACGCGAGTTCGTGGCGAGGAAGGAGGCTCGCGGGATTCAAATCTTGTTTACTTCGTTCAACGAGCTCGCGGGACAGTGGAGGTGCTGGGCAGACGGAGGAGCGCTGCTCGGTGGCACTGACGAGAGAGACGGCGTCGCCGGGAGGAGCTGGGTTGCGAGAGCAGATGCGGGTTGCGATGGAGCAGAGCTTTCGCGGGATGAATTCGAATGGGATGAGAAAGCGGGATGAATTCGAATGGGATGAAAATGATTTGCAAATTCGATCAAAACGTgcgttttgatttaaaaaaaaatatacaaaaaaccACAAGCATCCACGTAGTGAGTGCATTGTGTGCACCCACTACAGTGGATGCTATATAGAAGGACTCGGGCTGCAATCAATTAGATTTGAGTTATTTTGAGGATTGTTGATGGGGTTTGCGTGGGATTTTAACAGGTATTAAAAGGATAACGAGTGAAGCTGATTGGCTGTCATTAGTTATTCCATCTGTAAAGAGAAACCTGAGTTTAAGGATTTGGTAGCTATTGAAAACACATTTGATTAGAGTATTTGGGCCAACATTAAAGATCAAGGGCCGGGTTTTGATGATCTTCACAATCCACGAATCAAGTACACATGTGCTCGGGGCATGAGCTAGCTATAAgcattttaattaataaatcctTGACAAGTGATGGAATCTTATTTAAAGTGAAGTTcaagtatataaaataatacaccCAAGTAGGGAGAATAAGAAAGagacaaaaatcttaaaaaacaaagcagctagataaaataataataataagcatTTTAAATTACTGGATTAAAAGCAGAAACTtattgattttcaatatttagatagaagaagaaaaacattttacTTAAATGAAGAGGTGTTCACAATCATTGTATAGAGAAAATTAAGGATTGCTTcaaatgtgtttttattttttattttattttaattttgtgtagttaaatttgtaaatgaaagtgagagaaaaaaataatagagaaaaaatagagaaatattattttaatagaatgaGAATTgatagagaatgagatgtagaatatttttaaaagatgagtaaaatttaagaaaaacttttgaaaaatgtacttttttaactaaattataggaaattttatATGGAacccaatgagaatgctctcaAAGGCTTCGTTTGATAATGAATATATTCAAGTTACAACCAATTACCCAGCCATCTTCGTTTTCTCATCTTTagctccgtttggattgagagataagatgaaaagAGTTGAGATACtgtataaataatagtgaaatttgtaagttgaaatgatttttaaaaactttttgtgTTTAGATtggaagtgagatgaaatggttttaaattGTTGAAGAGTAGATAGATGTGCGTTTCACAAAtgattacataatatttataataattttattttattttatttataaataagtaataataattttttaaattacataccCAATTTTTCTTGTGTGatacatttatgaaaaaaataataatagatacagTTATAAGATGTGTAAGCACTAtacactccttttaaaaaaagagtgaagtctactattaaaatataattttattcatgtGGTATagatttacctactttttttaaagggagtgaATGGAGCTTGcacattttaaaattgtcaacatcatttctcttatataaattaaaaaaagattgaaaaatcataaaaacataacttaaTATATGTCGATAATTTgctatatataaaagtatatcTCAATAATTTGCTACATGTACGTATACGtacatgtagaaataaaattataaaaataaaatttaatatatatttcaaatttaatgcttcatgaaataatattcatatattgttatttttgtaataaaatatttagaatttattttcttcatataaaCTCAAGAGATCTTTTAGAACGTCATCTTTTATTCTAGTATATAAGCTACTTTATtagattttatgtaaaatttagatatttttgtatcacattaaacatataatgtgataattgaaagtttaaataaattctttttttactcaatgaagtatagatgataaaatctcgtaactattttttatatagattattgaccttaaatattttttcttgtattttcattttagatttcatattaagaaactaaatattgtataacaaaaaaaaaaaattagaatccctattatttcttctaaacttagtttaaagtttaattttgaagactccacatccttgaaaataaataatatatataaattaaatagaattttgggattataagaaaaaaagttaaaagagagacaatattatatatattaaaattttaaaaaattttaagacaGTATATGGAGATTACAATTTTTTAGTTGGGGGAGGCGAGGCATTTTTTTGCGTGGGACCGAGGCTCGGTTTCTTCGAAAGAGCAGTGAAGACGAAAGACGTGGGAATGACGTAAAATATAGACCCGATATATAAAACCACGTcacgcccccccccccctccccaaaatACCCCCCTCCCTCCTACCCCACCCCAAAATATAGACCCTATATATAAAACCACGTCAcgcccccccccctctccccaaAATATCCCCCTCCCTCCTACCCCACCCCAAAATATAGACCCGATATATAAAACCACGTCACGCCCCCCTCCCCAAAATACCCCCCTCCCTCCTACCCCACCCCAAAATATAGACCCGATATATCCACTATATAAACCCCCCCTCCGTCCCCAAAATATAAAACCCCAGCAATCGTTCCCGTCGTTCCTTCGTCGGTTTCTTCGAAAGAGCAGTGAGCAAGTGAGCAATCAACCCCAACCCCAGCGATCAACTGCTCAATCAACCCCAACCCCAGCAATCAACCCCAACCCCCCTATATATGGACATAATGCCATATTTCTTCGATTGTAGATCCAGAATGGCATATTTCTTCCGACCTACTACTGATCCAGTCCGCGACATAGAAGCAGGAGTTGACTTGGGGCCGGTTGAACCTGAACGGCGCCGCAACATGGGCTGGGCAAAAGTTGTCCTTCCTTCTTGCTTAACAGCAGCTATTGATGTAACACTTGTCTACGTTCAAGTTCACTCAAATTTTCCCACAAGTTTCCATTTTCTGAATATGGCAATATTACTTGCATTTGCTTCTTTTTTCGTTGCTTGGTTCATTAATCCCAAGTATATGGTAACAACTAAAGTTGTTGTCAACTGTGGCGTATTCTTCACATATACTGCGTTTTTTATTGGGATTACCATTCcagtttcattttctctcaagaTTATTGGATGGCTCGTTTATGCCATATCGCTCATTGCAATTTTGTTCAGCTACAAAATGGAATTAAAAGGGTATTACATCATCAAACCTCCAAATACTAGAGGAGAAAACCTTCCAACCTCTGtcgtttgtattcaaaattcACTTCAATTCATATCaattgatctcatctcatcattataatttttttaaatttttacacaaattatctcaacccatctcaactcatctacgAATCTAAATATCTATAACCTCTACCTCTTCCATCGAAGCCCCATCCCCAGAAATTCAATACCCAATGGGTTCGAATCCGTCGAAAATGCAGGAACCGAGCATCTACACCAACAAGCTTAACTACAAAATCAAGTTCCTCTTCGGCTACAATAATCAGAAGCTCTGGGTTCTTTGGCATGTACGAGTGAAGGGGATATTTTCATCCTAGATGGGTTTAATCAGATAAGGCCTTTTGTAGtttgtattttatgaaatttcctACGTGTCTAATTTTAATTGGGAATTGTTATATCCGTAACTCTTCACTCGGACATAGTAAAAGGTTGGATGTATCATGGTTTGATGTATGTATTACTGATGCTGAAATTCTCCTGAGCGACTCAGTACAAATCTGGGTTCTATAATATCTAAATTGCACTTATCTTTTGACAGATGTCAATACTTTTATGGTTAAGCGCCGATGATCTTGCATCATTACAAATCTTGTATTTCTTGGTAATGGGAAAAAATGTCGAAAGCATTACTCCTCCTGCTGCgctggtttttttctttttacttaaatgattaagtaattattttttattaatattataaatttttattttgaaaaatatttaaaagttatacaaaattacaaataaaaaaaaaaatagcaaaaacttccAGCCATGGGAGTAGAGCCACCCAAAATTATTTAGTGTGGTATTCTAAACATacaacattttaaaaaagagttgagttattttactgtttagAATAATCCGTTCTATTTGAATGAttgtcttttttaattttatatttttttaatatatttaaatattttaaaaaaataaaaaaaaatatttcaatatatttaaaaatatttttttaattattaaataaaaaaaattctgtcaAACAGACAAATAAAACTATACATTAAAAaggcaaaataattttattcttcaaaaatcatctcatttcaataattttattattatttcaccTTTTAACTTATCTCTCAATCCAACACGATGGCCCCGGCGCCTTAGCGTTATTCTACTCGAACTAGGTGAATTGGATAGATCCAAGTACAACTGATCGTGTTGACTCGAGATCCTTCCCCAAACACTTGATTTTCAGCCCCTTTCCCAATGGAACCCTAGATCAGAACGGTGACACAAACCAAGACTCTTCTCGCCGAAATCACTTGAGGACACAGTTGTTAAGTCCTCTTCTCTCCTCCGTCATTTTCCCCAGTCCCTCTGCCGTGAATAATCGAACAGCCACAGAAGTCTTGACGAAGTGAAACCCGACCATCAGAGGGCTCTTCCTTTTTTCGGGACTGCCTCATAGAATGGAGGGTATGCCTTGCCTCTTtcttccctcttctctctctctctctctctctctctctctctctctctctcctcctcctcctcccccacTAATAACAAGTTTTCGTTTTTGATTGCATTATCACGTACAGGAATTGACTACTGCTGaggattttatttaattttatgtggAAATAATGCCCTTGGTACAAACATTACCTTTGGTTCTATTGCACAAGGAATTAATGGTTTCGAAACTTCTCTCTTGTTTACATATGAAAGCAAGGCTCTCTGTGGAGCCTATTCTTAGGTATGTAAGCCTAATTCATAATCCCTTCTTTACTGATCTTGGGATATTTATGTGCGCTATAGGGTATGATAAACATCTATTGAAGCTTGTGTTGTTTTATTCTAATGCTTCTGTTTcagaaaaaagtattttgtttttattagtaATTGAAAGTTTTATTGATAGTAACATTAGGCATGACCTGAGTCACAGGTCGTGTACAAGAGAAATACCTAGTTAGAGTTTGAAACCGATTGAAGGAAGTCATGGCGGCTTACGCCCAGAAAAAAATTCGTAAGCCTCCagtaaaacaatttttatgcCCATATAGTATACTGTCGCTTGTGTTTCTCtatggtcctttttttttttcttactttttttatgTGGGCACATTTTAATGGAAATCAATCAGTAATAAGTTGAATCTGGCTCAGTAGGTAGAGTATCTTGGTTATTAACTTGGGTTGTCCTCATACCAATAACATCATGTCAGGGAAAGTAATTAGAAGAGGGTCAGGAAATACTTTCTTTGATGAGGTTTTAGCAATCAATCCTATCAGTTTATGTAGGTATCTGAATATCGACTAACTTTTTGTTTCTGGCTACTAAGCCTGGTACAAATATTTGCAAGCTGTAActgatataataataaattgacatATCGTGGTCATAGAATATCTGTAGAATATGTATAATTTGGGTGAAGAACCTTGTAAGGGATGAGAATATTTGTAGCGTTTTGCCGTAGTTCTATTTTGCTATAGCTTGAATCTAGGTGTACTCACTTGtatacatcttgtgtacttggactatgcctatttacttggaataaattctattatcacctataaaaaaaatatgtataatttgtattttgatcGTTCAAGAGCGACAATGAACTATAGAAGAGCGACATTGAACTCGACGATTCTTCCACGTATCTTGTAACACCAAATCTTGTCTTCACTTCTTTGATGGCACAGAAGGAGTTATGGTCTACCCTTGAACAGCATGAGCAAGTCCGTTTTCTTGAAGCTTTCCAACTGCTGGATTCAAGAAAGGGAAAAAGCGTGTTTTTGTCTCTTACATCTGGTGTAAGTTATCAAAAGGATCCTGGCCAATCCAATGATATCCGACATGCAATTGTTTCTTATTTGCTCAAAAGAATGGGAAAAATTGCCCTTCAGATGGAGGCTGTTCAGGTTTGTTTTCCAGAGGTGGTAGCGTAAAGTTTGTTAGGCTTGTTGAAAGATATTCTTAGAAAATTCCTTAACGATTCAAATGCCTTTTCAGGAACATTTCACTCTTGAGATACATGCTactaatgatattttaattgctttatgcagatgaaaattatattcaattgtttttcaaaaatatcatcacaaatCAGTCGGGACGATTGCCTACATTATGTACCCGAAATCCTACTGCCCCTATATAAAGTTTGTGAAGGATTTTCTGGGAAAGTGATCCCTGGTGAGTTTGGTTTCCACACTATAACAGTCGTTTAATTTCATGAATCCTTTTTTAGTCTTTCATCGTGCTTTTTTGTTGGAACTGCATGAATTTTCATTcataatgtaatattatagCAATTAAGTTTTCCCAATAGTGGATAGATAGCTTGCTCAATCTCATGACCCTAAATTAATGATTTTCTCATGCAATCTATTGAGTTGTTTGTACGTAACGGGCATTAACTTGTCCTGCAGATGACATAAAGCAATTGGCAGAAGAAGTTCGTGAAACAATAAAGAATACTATAGGCATCCAAAACTTCGTACAAGTGTACAGCGAGATCAGGAAGAATCTCAAGGTGAAACGGGACAAGAGAAAACAGGAAGAAAAGGTAATGGCTGTTGTCAATACAATGCGCAATGCCAAGAGGAAGTTAAGGATTGCTGCTAAGCATCGTGCCAACAAGAAAAGGAAGATAATGACAATGAAAATGGGGAGATGGGTTCACCAGAAACAAAGGAcgatgtaatatataatattataatagtatCACATATGCTTCACAAGAaaaatgtatgtatatatcCTGCATCAATTGAAATTACTTTTTCAAGCAATTGAGACTATCCATCTGTGTACACCGATAATATGCGGAGTGCTGCTCGCTTGCTCCCTCTCATTCCTGATTGAAAAGTGTTATTCATTGTTCTTTTAATTAtcatctttttatcatttttttatgtggcATCAAATGGCTGTCAAataagtgaaaataaaaaataatttttcattcactTGATGCCACaccaagaggagaaaaaaagatgatcagttgaaagaattataaataacttttttcctCAAACGACAAGGGACGTCTTTAgacttcgtttgtttttataaatgagattagttgaaataaaagttaaaaattgaataaaatattattataatattttttttaatattatttttattttgaaatttgaaaaagttaaattatttattttattttgtataaaaatttaaaaaaattgtaatgattagataagatgaaatgagacgaGAAGTTTTGTAAAAGTCAACAAGGCCTTAGATGACACTATCAGAAAAACATGTCTTTAGATGACCAGAACGTGGTCTCCCTAAGCATCTAAAGCTTGATTGAGGCTCCTACTTGCATTTATTCCAAGGGATCAGGGCAGTTGGGATTTGTTTTGCgcttgagatatttttcttcCATCGGGAAGCATTCTGCTCTCTTCCCTCAGTCTATGCCCTCTCCTTAGTGATCCGATACAGTCGATACTATCTTGTTTTGATATGCTTGTGTTTGATATGCTTTGTGTTCGAAATTTCTGGACCTCTAAAACAcgcgttttgttttttttttttgggcggAGTGGAGGATGCGTGAACAGTATCAAGTTGCGTAGCAAAACTCCTTTCCCGATCGTCCTACGCAAGAGGTGGGATAGAAAGACTaagttttgtttggattgaaaaataaaatgacatgatttgtaaataataattaaatttgtgagttaaaataatttttaaaagttttgtgtgtttgaattgaaagtgagatgatatgTTTTAAGTTGTTGAAGAGAAGATAGATTAGCGTTCTACAAATAattgcataatatatatatatatataaaatcaaattataaaggGAACCAAtagaaaattgagaaaagagaaattatttaataatataacagcaacttacatatatatatatttacctaTGCATGAGCAAAGATATTTACTTACATATTTGtctcaaagaaaaattatagatataagtCCCACACCCTACACATtacttaaaaacatataattcaCACAAGTTCCACTTATCAAAAACAGAAGTTATTCACACAAGTCCTTACTGGAGACCACATTAAAAAGTTCCCAAACAAGAAACTCGCAAGGATacaacaaaataacaataatgacTGCAGAAATCAATTGAGCAATAATtcaaacataaaaggaaaaaaaggttcCTTTATATCCATGTCAGTAAAACCAAGGAATCGATTCCCTGAagacacaaaataaataataaagcatGATCATACCATACTGCAACTGCTCATCTGGCGCATTCCTAAGCAAGAATGATAATGCCTCTGCCATAAATTCTTGAACATAATCCTTGGGATAAGATCTTAGTTTTACCGTCACCCTgacaaaatttgagaaaagaatTGTGTTACACAGAAGTTTCACACCTCTAcacactatttaaaaatatgtgattttacttttttatcctcatatttcatatttcaatttaatatgaaatatgaagataaaaaagtaaaatcgtatatttttaagtggtgtgtagGGTGTGAGGtttatgtctagaatttttcttactaGATTATTGAAAATATATGTTTGTAAATGGCAAGGTGTTGGTAGCAATATTATTGTGGTGCCAAGCTATACATCAACCAGCACTCTCCACACactgtgattattgtttttttttttttttttttttattaaactcaaCACACTGAGTGTTTTGAGGATTACATCAATAGTAGGCTGATTAACTTTTATTGTAGGCTGAATGAACAGATTGCATGTGTGTATCTCCTTTTGTTCCTTGACTGTTGTAGATTGGTAAATAGTATGCATGTGGATGACCTCATGTTGTTGGTTTATAGCATAGCCAGGGCTGCAATCAATTAGATTTGAGTTATTTTGAGGATTGTTGATGGGGTTTGCGTGGGATTTTAACAGGTATTAAAAGGATAACGAGTGAATCAATTAAAAGCATCTGTTCTGCATGGTAAGTTTTCAGCCCCAAgggaaataaaatgagatagttcTCCACTTTCAACTATGCTTTCAAAAGTGCAATTTCCTTCTTTGTAGCTTGTAAAAAAAGACTATCTGGGATCTTTCTTTAAACCTCTTATCTTTTACCAAATTCCACATCTTGGATGCATTGTCCCAAATTCCTCCACATGATAAGCGTCGGTCATGTTGATACTGCTTGATTCTGAGGTACCATTGCGTTTTAGCTGAGTTAAGTTTTATAAATTGAGGTGagttaatgtgattttattataagaaaattatttatttgttttaattatttcttagcaaaatgattatttctttttaaaatgaatctattctcgtcacaaatagttattttcattgcaaataacTCGTCACAAATACTCATTATTTCTATAATGttcattaaattgtaaaattgttattataaaatagatttaacaaatgatataaaatcatattattttattagattaatgTTTAATCGTAACGGCTTAGATGGGTACTCGGTTTTGGATTAAATTCCAACTCCGTTCCAGCCGGATTCCATGTTCACAgaacagacaaaaaaaaaagattgagcaAAATTGTTAACTCGGCTTCcgttagattatatatatgtgccACTTTTAGAAACACCCCCCGCCCCCACCCAATTAACTTGACGAATATCTATCAAACAAGACATAACGtggactaaaaaaaataaaaatttaaaaaatttaaaaaaaaaaaaaaaaaaaaaaaagacataacGTGGACTTCGGTCCTAAAAGGCTATATATACGGTAATACGGACGTAAATGGGAAATCCTTATAAGTCTTCTTCGACTGCAGATCCAGAATGCCATATTTCACAATGTACAGCTGCTGacatgtttaattttatttaggaACTAATTGTCGATAATTTCTTATTTCGTCTCCTATATATTTTGGTATTGTTTCCTTAAATATCTTTAACAATATGCATCACATTCATCATTAATTGATATTAATACTGAGTGCTTCATTATCTGATAATCATTTGAACTGTTTACCCATTAATGGTATATGATGCTTCTGTCACTATGTCATTCTTGAACATTGCTTTGTTCAGTTGTTTGGTTCATTTCAGCTATAGATATATCAGTTTATCTGAGCCACTTCGACTATATAGAAAAGTCTGTCTGATTCTGAAAGGTTTAGGGACCCTCCTAAGAATCAaacgagaataaattttaatgacaATTGCTGGCTTAGTACAACCATCTTTTGGctcacaaaaaatgatttttgatcGGCTGCATTATTCAATTCCCAGCTCTACCAATCTGATAG
This window contains:
- the LOC121240708 gene encoding small subunit processome component 20 homolog, producing MGKIALQMEAVQMKIIFNCFSKISSQISRDDCLHYVPEILLPLYKVCEGFSGKVIPDDIKQLAEEVRETIKNTIGIQNFVQVYSEIRKNLKVKRDKRKQEEKVMAVVNTMRNAKRKLRIAAKHRANKKRKIMTMKMGRWVHQKQRTM